In Malassezia vespertilionis chromosome 4, complete sequence, the DNA window AGAGCCCGTGGCCCACGGTGGGAAGGACGAAAAAATGGGCGCGAAAAATAGACTCCAAAAAAAGAAAAAGCTGACCGTGAGGCCCGTGAGGCCCGTGCGCCCACCTTCCGCAATCCCAGACGCACTCTCGACAAAGGCGGtgcacggcgagcagccCAACAGACTGCCGCACGAAATAGCAAGCGCATCACACATGTACGCGGTCGAACTGCCCTCAAAGTcgcccgtgcgcgcgtcgacAAGGCCCGCCTGCATCGCCATGGCATACAATGTGCCTGTCGTGTCCAGTAGATCAATATACAAAAAGGAAATGAGCGCAAGCCACGCATGCCCAGTATTATACCCTTGCCAGTCAATGTTTTGCGGGCCGAGCGGATGGATGCTCCGCCACATGGCCACTTTTTTGAAAAAATGCCAGTTGTCGTCGCCATCGGGCGTGGGAGGGAACTGCGTCACGGCATTGGTGCCGCGGGGCCATGAAGATGCAGAGACAAGAAGAATACCGATAATCATTGCACCACGCACGCGATACAAAAGGAGCATGGCCATGAGCACACCCCCAAGAAAAACGCCCACCCATACCCTGGGATTCTGCAGGACGTGGGAGAGGCAATGGAGGGACAAGTCGCCGTCTTGCGAGCGGTCCTGGTACTCGACGGGGCACCCGCCCAGTCCCACAATGTCGTTCAGGTCAAGCCcgacgatgccgaggcCACTCGGGCCCATGCCGATAAACGCCAAATAGAGCCCAATGCCTGCACCCGTGCTGTACTTGAGCGAATTCGGTAGCACACGCGCTAGCCATTGGCGTACTCCGAAAAGAGACAGCACAAAAAAAATCCACCCCTCCAGCCAGACGACTGCGAGTGCTTTGCTGTAGGACACAATACCATTACCGTCGTGTCCAACGATGGTATTTGCAAAATATGCATTCACACCAAGGCCAGGCGCAAGACCCAGCGGCATATTCGCAACAATTCCCATAAGCCCAGAGGACAGAcatgcagctgcggctGTCGAGACAATGTacgcgcgtcgcacatCGTTCTTGCACGCTTGGTATTCAGGATCGTTGTTGCATGTATCTGTCGTGCATTTGCACGGGCCACCTGTCGATGAAAGGATATCTGCATTGACAGACAAGACTGCATGTTAGCGTTTTGGACTGGGTTTGCGTACGTACTGTACGCCATTGCGGCAAACGTGACCAGTCCTGCGCGTATCTCGACAGAGAATCGCGAGCCTTTGCGCGCTAGTGGATGGCCAGATCCATCTAGACGGAAATGCCGTCCTACAAAAGAATTGGCCACGGCATTATCGATGCGTCGGACGGTCGCCTGGACCTTTTCCCACATAAGGCGATCGGCGCACAAGACCGTGCAGCGCTTAGCAATGACACTTTTTTTTCCCCTGTCCCATAACGCGTTTATTATAGAGCCAATCAGATTATTCCCAAAAGCTGTCACGCTTTTTCACGACAAccgtttgcgcagcgccgtgatGGGGAGGGCAGCACATCGCCCTTGCTTCTAGCTTGGCATCATACAACGCACCATAAGGCGATTCGCAAAGCGCCTTTTCCTTTTTTTTTGGTTTTTTTTTGGCCAGCGCTACAGCAACACAGACCTTGTGAAGATATCTCTTGCGCTTTTTTGCCATCATCCCAATGCACATGGAACGTTGCGCG includes these proteins:
- a CDS encoding uncharacterized protein (TransMembrane:8 (i42-62o96-115i135-154o192-209i356-375o381-398i405-423o429-447i); EggNog:ENOG503NUXY; COG:S), whose product is MAYILSVNADILSSTGGPCKCTTDTCNNDPEYQACKNDVRRAYIVSTAAAACLSSGLMGIVANMPLGLAPGLGVNAYFANTIVGHDGNGIVSYSKALAVVWLEGWIFFVLSLFGVRQWLARVLPNSLKYSTGAGIGLYLAFIGMGPSGLGIVGLDLNDIVGLGGCPVEYQDRSQDGDLSLHCLSHVLQNPRVWVGVFLGGVLMAMLLLYRVRGAMIIGILLVSASSWPRGTNAVTQFPPTPDGDDNWHFFKKVAMWRSIHPLGPQNIDWQGYNTGHAWLALISFLYIDLLDTTGTLYAMAMQAGLVDARTGDFEGSSTAYMCDALAISCGSLLGCSPCTAFVESASGIAEGGRTGLTGLTVSFFFFWSLFFAPIFSSFPPWATGSVLVLVGSMMMSSSRDVNWSYMGDAIPAFLTIMGIPFMYSIAYGLIAGIISYMILNIVPWIIIKLTKGRVYPPGWYTDRDPWGSTPQRLVSKDLETKKLSRFQQWAVESSVLPPWMKKLSTGNVRFWELTREETEDYLEGRRATERRVREREEEHRRQREDVHRLRKPDRDIPLVFDGPEAEKISVRNL